A portion of the Micromonospora tarapacensis genome contains these proteins:
- the sufB gene encoding Fe-S cluster assembly protein SufB, which translates to MTEQIVQPLTQEEQLAALGNYEYGWADSDVAGAVAQRGLNEAVVRDISAKKNEPAWMLDLRLKGLRLFERKPMPAWGADLTGIDFDNIKYFVRSTEKQAASWEDLPEDIKNTYDKLGIPEAEKQRLVAGVAAQYESEVVYHKIREDLEEQGVLFLDTDTALREYEDVFKEYFGTVIPVGDNKFAALNTSVWSGGSFIYVPKGVQVEIPLQAYFRINTENMGQFERTLIVVDEGAYVHYVEGCTAPIYSSDSLHSAVVEIVVKKNARCRYTTIQNWSNNVYNLVTKRAVCHEGATMEWIDGNIGSKVTMKYPAVYMTGEHAKGEVLSVAMAGEGQHQDAGAKMVHAAPHTSSTIVSKSIARGGGRTSYRGLVQVLEGSTNSRSTVKCDALLVDTISRSDTYPYVDIREDDVSMGHEATVSKVSDDQLFYLMSRGLSEDEAMAMIVRGFIEPIAKELPMEYALELNRLIELQMEGAVG; encoded by the coding sequence ATGACCGAGCAGATCGTCCAGCCCCTGACCCAGGAGGAGCAGCTCGCCGCCCTGGGCAACTACGAGTACGGCTGGGCCGACTCCGACGTCGCCGGGGCGGTCGCCCAGCGCGGCCTCAACGAGGCGGTGGTGCGGGACATCTCGGCCAAGAAGAACGAGCCGGCCTGGATGCTCGACCTGCGCCTGAAGGGCCTGCGGCTGTTCGAGCGCAAGCCGATGCCGGCCTGGGGCGCCGACCTCACCGGGATCGACTTCGACAACATCAAGTACTTCGTCCGCTCCACCGAGAAGCAGGCCGCCAGCTGGGAGGACCTGCCCGAGGACATCAAGAACACCTACGACAAGCTGGGCATCCCGGAGGCGGAGAAGCAGCGTCTCGTCGCCGGTGTCGCCGCCCAGTACGAGTCCGAGGTGGTCTACCACAAGATCCGTGAGGACCTTGAGGAGCAGGGCGTCCTCTTCCTGGACACGGACACCGCGCTCAGGGAGTACGAGGACGTCTTCAAGGAGTACTTCGGCACGGTCATTCCGGTCGGTGACAACAAGTTCGCCGCGCTGAACACGTCCGTCTGGTCCGGCGGCTCGTTCATCTACGTGCCGAAGGGCGTGCAGGTGGAGATCCCGCTGCAGGCGTACTTCCGGATCAACACGGAGAACATGGGCCAGTTCGAGCGGACGCTGATCGTCGTCGACGAGGGCGCGTACGTGCACTACGTCGAGGGCTGCACCGCACCCATCTACTCCTCGGACTCACTGCACAGCGCCGTGGTGGAGATCGTCGTCAAGAAGAACGCCCGGTGCCGCTACACGACCATCCAGAACTGGTCGAACAACGTCTACAACCTGGTCACCAAGCGCGCCGTGTGCCACGAGGGCGCGACCATGGAGTGGATCGACGGCAACATCGGCTCCAAGGTGACCATGAAGTACCCGGCCGTGTACATGACCGGCGAGCACGCCAAGGGCGAGGTGCTCTCGGTGGCCATGGCCGGCGAGGGGCAGCACCAGGACGCCGGCGCCAAGATGGTGCACGCGGCGCCGCACACCAGCAGCACCATCGTGTCGAAGTCGATCGCCCGTGGTGGTGGCCGCACCTCGTACCGCGGTCTGGTGCAGGTGCTGGAGGGCTCCACCAACAGCCGGAGCACGGTCAAGTGCGACGCGCTGCTGGTCGACACCATCTCCCGCTCCGACACCTACCCCTACGTCGACATCCGTGAGGACGACGTGTCGATGGGGCACGAGGCCACCGTCTCCAAGGTCAGCGATGACCAGCTCTTCTACCTGATGAGCCGGGGCCTGAGTGAGGACGAGGCGATGGCGATGATCGTGCGCGGCTTCATCGAGCCGATCGCCAAGGAACTGCCCATGGAGTACGCCCTGGAGCTCAACCGCCTGATCGAGCTGCAGATGGAGGGCGCGGTCGGCTGA
- the sufD gene encoding Fe-S cluster assembly protein SufD produces MTTQASAPPSTKSQALRSYDVTDFPALTGLEEEWRFTPLKRLRGLVGDDPTATGTVRHEYADLPEGVSVERIGADDPRVGSVLTPFDRVSALAYGGAGQALLIRVAQDAVVSGPALVRVVGEGADGLAFGHTLVQVERFAEVILVLEHVGSTTLADNIEVTVGDGAKLTLVTVSDWADDAVQAQHLKVRLGRDARVRHVQVTLGGDLVRQHTTVEYTDRGGEAELYGLYFADSGQHLEHRQLVDHAVPDCRSYVGYRGALQGDSAHTVWVGDVLIRAEATGTDTYEINRNLLLTDGARADSVPNLEIETGEIAGAGHASATGRFDDEQLFYLMSRGVSEPEARRLVVRGFFAELLNKIPVEPLRERLGDAIEARLAKAGA; encoded by the coding sequence ATGACTACCCAGGCTTCCGCGCCGCCCAGCACCAAGTCGCAGGCGCTGCGCTCGTACGACGTCACCGACTTTCCGGCCCTGACGGGGCTGGAGGAGGAGTGGCGCTTCACCCCGCTCAAGCGGCTGCGCGGGCTGGTCGGCGACGACCCGACCGCCACCGGCACGGTCCGGCACGAGTACGCCGACCTGCCCGAGGGCGTGTCCGTCGAGCGGATCGGCGCCGACGACCCGCGGGTGGGCAGCGTCCTCACCCCGTTCGACCGGGTCAGCGCGCTGGCGTACGGCGGGGCGGGGCAGGCGCTGCTGATCCGGGTGGCGCAGGATGCCGTGGTCAGCGGGCCGGCGCTGGTGCGGGTCGTCGGCGAGGGCGCCGACGGCCTGGCCTTCGGGCACACCCTGGTGCAGGTGGAGCGGTTCGCCGAGGTGATCCTGGTGCTGGAGCACGTCGGCTCGACGACCCTGGCCGACAACATCGAGGTGACGGTGGGTGACGGGGCGAAGCTGACCCTGGTCACGGTCTCCGACTGGGCCGACGACGCGGTGCAGGCGCAGCACCTGAAGGTGCGGCTGGGCCGCGACGCGCGGGTGCGGCACGTCCAGGTCACCCTCGGCGGCGACCTGGTCCGCCAGCACACCACCGTCGAGTACACCGACCGCGGCGGCGAGGCCGAGCTGTACGGCCTCTACTTCGCCGACTCCGGCCAGCACCTGGAGCACCGCCAGCTGGTCGACCACGCCGTGCCGGACTGCCGCAGCTACGTCGGCTACCGGGGCGCGTTGCAGGGGGACAGCGCCCACACCGTCTGGGTCGGCGACGTGCTGATCCGGGCCGAGGCGACCGGCACCGACACGTACGAGATCAACCGGAACCTGCTGCTCACCGATGGCGCGCGGGCCGACTCCGTGCCCAACCTGGAGATCGAGACCGGCGAGATCGCCGGCGCCGGCCACGCGAGCGCCACCGGTCGCTTCGACGACGAGCAGCTGTTCTACCTGATGTCCCGGGGCGTCTCGGAGCCTGAGGCCCGCCGGCTGGTGGTGCGCGGCTTCTTCGCCGAGTTGCTGAACAAGATCCCGGTGGAGCCCCTGCGCGAGCGCCTGGGGGACGCTATCGAGGCTCGGCTGGCGAAGGCGGGCGCCTGA
- a CDS encoding non-heme iron oxygenase ferredoxin subunit has protein sequence MIRVCATEDVPKGTAISADVDGTQIAVVHADDGTFHAVYDECSHAAVALSEGEVDGCTLECWLHGSRFDLRTGDPTGLPATEPVPVYPVEVRDGDIYLPVGADGRPMPSNGVTR, from the coding sequence ATGATCCGCGTCTGCGCCACCGAGGACGTCCCGAAGGGCACCGCGATCAGCGCGGACGTCGACGGCACCCAGATCGCGGTGGTGCACGCCGACGACGGCACGTTCCACGCCGTGTACGACGAGTGCTCGCACGCCGCCGTGGCCCTCTCCGAGGGCGAGGTGGACGGCTGCACGCTGGAGTGCTGGCTGCACGGCTCCCGCTTCGACCTGCGCACCGGCGACCCCACCGGGCTGCCCGCCACCGAACCCGTTCCCGTCTATCCCGTCGAGGTCCGCGACGGCGACATCTACCTTCCCGTGGGCGCCGACGGCCGCCCGATGCCGAGCAATGGAGTGACCCGATAA
- the sufC gene encoding Fe-S cluster assembly ATPase SufC: MSTLEIRDLQVSVKLPEGELKPILHGVDLTVRAGETHAIMGPNGSGKSTLAYSIAGHPKYEITGGEVTLDGEDVLSMSVDERARAGLFLAMQYPVEVPGVSVANFLRTAKTAIDGEAPKLRTWGGELRGAMERLHMDPAFAQRNVNEGFSGGEKKRHEIVQLELLKPKVAILDETDSGLDVDALRVVSEGVNRVRDTGETGLLLITHYTRILRYIKPDFVHVFVAGRIVEQGGPELADKLEESGYERYAAGAGSARA, from the coding sequence ATGAGCACCCTGGAGATCCGTGACCTGCAGGTGTCGGTCAAGCTGCCCGAGGGTGAGCTCAAGCCGATCCTGCACGGTGTCGACCTGACCGTGCGCGCGGGGGAGACCCACGCGATCATGGGCCCGAACGGCTCCGGCAAGTCGACCCTGGCGTACTCGATCGCCGGTCACCCGAAGTACGAGATCACCGGCGGCGAGGTGACCCTGGACGGCGAGGACGTGCTCTCCATGTCCGTCGACGAGCGGGCCCGTGCCGGCCTGTTCCTGGCCATGCAGTACCCGGTCGAGGTGCCCGGCGTCTCGGTGGCGAACTTCCTGCGTACCGCCAAGACCGCCATCGACGGCGAGGCGCCGAAGCTGCGCACCTGGGGCGGCGAGCTGCGCGGTGCCATGGAGCGCCTGCACATGGACCCGGCCTTCGCCCAGCGCAACGTCAACGAGGGCTTCTCCGGCGGTGAGAAGAAGCGGCACGAGATCGTGCAGCTGGAGCTGCTCAAGCCGAAGGTGGCCATCCTCGACGAGACCGACTCGGGTCTCGACGTGGACGCGCTGCGGGTGGTGAGTGAGGGCGTGAACCGGGTGCGCGACACCGGCGAGACGGGTCTGCTGCTGATCACCCACTACACCCGGATCCTGCGTTACATCAAGCCCGACTTCGTGCACGTCTTCGTCGCCGGCCGGATCGTCGAGCAGGGCGGCCCGGAGCTGGCCGACAAGCTCGAGGAATCCGGCTACGAGCGGTACGCGGCCGGGGCCGGTTCGGCGCGGGCCTGA
- a CDS encoding cysteine desulfurase produces MSTIAIPSGMPQYDDVPRYDVAAVRADFPILTREINGHPLVYLDSANTSHKPRQVLDALTEHYARHNANVSRSVHTLGTEATEAYEGARAKVAAFVNAPGVDEVVFTKNSTEAINIVAYAFSNASLRADADPRFRLGPGDEIVISEMEHHSNIVPWQLLAERTGATLRWFPVTDNGRLDESGLTDLVNERTKIVSLVHMSNILGTVNATARITARVREVGALLLLDCSQSVPHMPIDVVDLDADFIVFTGHKMCGPTGIGVLWGRAGLLAAMPPVFGGGSMIETVAMGGSTYAAPPARFEAGTPPIAEAVALGAAVDYLTGIGMRAVQWHEKRLTAYALDALGSVPGLRIFGPEVPVGRGGTISFALGDVHPHDVGQVLDSLGVQVRVGHHCARPVCTRFGVPATTRASFYLYTTTEEIDALVAGLEQVRKVFR; encoded by the coding sequence ATGTCCACAATCGCGATCCCGTCGGGGATGCCGCAGTACGACGACGTGCCCCGCTACGACGTGGCGGCGGTACGCGCCGACTTCCCGATCCTGACTCGGGAGATCAACGGGCATCCGCTGGTCTACCTCGACAGCGCGAACACCTCGCACAAGCCGCGCCAGGTGCTCGACGCGCTGACCGAGCACTACGCCCGGCACAACGCCAACGTGTCCCGCTCGGTGCACACGCTGGGCACCGAGGCCACCGAGGCATACGAGGGGGCCCGCGCGAAGGTCGCCGCGTTCGTCAACGCGCCCGGTGTCGACGAGGTGGTCTTCACCAAGAACTCCACCGAGGCGATCAACATCGTGGCGTACGCGTTCTCCAACGCCTCGCTGCGCGCGGACGCCGACCCTCGGTTCCGGCTGGGGCCGGGTGACGAGATCGTCATCTCCGAGATGGAGCACCACTCGAACATCGTCCCGTGGCAGTTGCTGGCCGAGCGGACCGGCGCGACACTGCGCTGGTTCCCGGTCACCGACAACGGCCGGTTGGACGAGTCCGGGCTGACGGACCTGGTCAACGAGCGGACGAAGATCGTCTCGCTGGTGCACATGTCCAACATCCTCGGCACGGTCAACGCCACCGCGCGGATCACCGCGCGGGTCCGCGAGGTCGGGGCGCTGCTGCTGCTCGACTGCTCGCAGTCGGTGCCGCACATGCCGATCGACGTGGTGGACCTGGACGCCGACTTCATCGTCTTCACCGGGCACAAGATGTGCGGCCCGACCGGCATCGGGGTGCTGTGGGGGCGGGCCGGGTTGCTGGCCGCGATGCCGCCGGTGTTCGGCGGCGGCTCGATGATCGAGACGGTGGCGATGGGCGGCTCGACCTACGCCGCGCCGCCGGCCCGCTTCGAGGCGGGCACCCCGCCGATCGCCGAGGCGGTCGCGCTCGGCGCGGCCGTGGACTACCTCACCGGCATCGGTATGCGAGCGGTCCAGTGGCACGAGAAGCGGCTCACCGCGTACGCGCTGGACGCCCTGGGCAGCGTGCCCGGGCTGCGGATCTTCGGCCCGGAGGTGCCGGTCGGCCGGGGCGGCACGATCTCCTTCGCCCTCGGCGACGTGCACCCGCACGACGTGGGCCAGGTGCTCGACTCCCTCGGCGTGCAGGTGCGGGTGGGTCACCACTGTGCCCGGCCGGTCTGCACCCGCTTCGGGGTGCCGGCGACGACCCGGGCCTCGTTCTACCTCTACACCACCACCGAGGAGATCGACGCCCTGGTGGCGGGCCTGGAGCAGGTGCGAAAGGTGTTCCGATGA
- the sufU gene encoding Fe-S cluster assembly sulfur transfer protein SufU, whose amino-acid sequence MQLESLYQEIILDHYKHPHGRGLRDAADPADRVGEAHHVNPTCGDEVTVRVATDGEVLHDVSYDGMGCSISQASASVLHELLVGRDADQAYRVHEAFVTLMSGRGQVTPDEEVLGDGVAFEGVARYPARVKCALLPWMAFKDAAARAGVGASPTEVKA is encoded by the coding sequence ATGCAGCTTGAGTCTCTTTACCAGGAGATCATCCTGGACCACTACAAGCACCCGCACGGCCGTGGCCTGCGGGACGCCGCAGACCCCGCCGACCGGGTGGGCGAGGCGCACCACGTCAACCCGACCTGCGGGGACGAGGTGACCGTCCGGGTCGCCACCGACGGCGAGGTGCTGCACGACGTGTCGTACGACGGCATGGGCTGCTCGATCAGCCAGGCATCGGCGAGCGTGCTGCACGAACTGCTGGTCGGCCGGGACGCGGACCAGGCGTACCGGGTGCACGAGGCGTTCGTGACGTTGATGTCCGGCCGTGGTCAGGTCACGCCGGACGAGGAGGTGCTCGGTGACGGGGTGGCGTTCGAGGGCGTGGCCCGCTATCCCGCCCGGGTCAAGTGCGCGCTGTTGCCGTGGATGGCGTTCAAGGACGCCGCGGCACGCGCCGGTGTGGGCGCGAGCCCGACGGAGGTGAAGGCATGA